From one Montipora capricornis isolate CH-2021 chromosome 10, ASM3666992v2, whole genome shotgun sequence genomic stretch:
- the LOC138019588 gene encoding uncharacterized protein, which translates to MSRKDDHRSREVGSSKVTVPRSMSMQRKGILVEGGNAMMYFVSKGKGKEKPRITDSNINKKKKNLMHRVGSGTQEKIVNTKRKEKILQDRDTVICKDFRMMKLNQDNDGDDDYCSIDSRLSSWVPLGLFEKRILKNVHKVQTLENCSDEEIGRILEAKEGINTGRNLNLDLAEGESYGLQPVSQPKGHWPNNKEHMKLMGNFESKDSTIPNRVIENSGINSESQRSVKLTSKSAWELNNKYHLTADFPPEVWNDKKDTKLSNTITLSPDLMSSHFPRLTAATKRRRGSFPITSNSSAQSNVTTERPTLSGRFCKVQLPSKFPGILSPPSENESESLKDEIVSGRRIMDSTKISKKNEEKKRWDPGSPERQVPRIAPLPERASPDSSKSRSPLLSSENLAMHTASNEYLAARVVTQLNSAFEETFLGSENQVTNRANCVTPNLMPRRHSAMVIRSNTGSLFEGPADPLFLPSVDNECCKSLPNLTGRDKTKRVFVAFDKDCPSVKVVDLKGRGDIADKCRILNNKLTKDDLKVEAMLKEKAHKKAMVEKWVIASATQHT; encoded by the coding sequence ATGTCGAGAAAAGACGACCACAGATCTAGAGAAGTAGGTTCATCTAAGGTTACAGTGCCTCGCTCAATGTCAATGCAAAGGAAGGGAATCCTTGTTGAAGGAGGAAATGCCATGATGTATTTCGTATCAAAAGGAAAGGGAAAAGAGAAACCTCGAATAACAGAttcaaatataaataaaaagaaaaagaatttgaTGCACAGAGTTGGTTCGGGAACCCAGGAGAAAATTGTAAATACCAAACGCAAGGAGAAAATTCTTCAAGATCGGGACACTGTTATCTGCAAGGACTTTCGAATGATGAAGTTGAACCAAGATAACGACGGCGATGACGATTATTGCTCTATTGATTCTCGACTTTCATCATGGGTGCCTTTGGGCTTGTTCGAAAAGAGGATCTTAAAAAATGTCCACAAAGTTCAGACTTTGGAAAACTGCAGCGATGAAGAAATCGGGCGAATATTAGAAGCAAAAGAAGGTATAAATACAGGGAGAAATCTCAATCTAGATTTAGCTGAAGGTGAGTCGTATGGGTTACAGCCAGTCTCTCAGCCAAAAGGTCACTGGCCTAATAATAAGGAACACATGAAGCTGATGGGTAATTTTGAGTCGAAGGATTCAACTATCCCAAACAGGGTCATAGAGAATTCCGGAATAAATTCTGAATCTCAGAGAAGCGTAAAATTGACAAGTAAATCTGCTTGGGAACTAAACAACAAATACCATCTTACTGCAGATTTTCCGCCTGAAGTGTGGAACGACAAAAAAGACACTAAACTCTCAAACACCATAACACTGTCACCTGATCTAATGAGTTCACATTTTCCCCGATTAACAGCTGCCACAAAACGGAGAAGAGGTTCTTTTCCGATTACAAGTAATTCGTCTGCACAGTCAAACGTAACGACGGAACGTCCCACGCTGTCAGGGCGATTCTGTAAAGTTCAACTTCCCTCGAAATTTCCCGGCATTTTGTCACCACCCAGCGAAAACGAATCTGAATCTTTAAAAGATGAAATCGTCAGTGGCAGAAGAATTATGGATAGTactaaaatatcaaagaaaaatgaagaaaaaaagcgATGGGATCCTGGTTCTCCTGAAAGACAAGTACCGCGGATTGCGCCTTTGCCAGAAAGAGCATCGCCTGATTCAAGCAAATCTCGTTCACCATTGCTATCCTCAGAAAATCTTGCAATGCATACAGCCTCCAACGAGTACCTGGCCGCAAGAGTGGTCACGCAACTGAACTCTGCTTTCGAGGAAACGTTTCTTGGAAGTGAGAATCAGGTCACGAATCGAGCAAACTGTGTCACGCCAAATCTGATGCCGCGTAGACACAGCGCAATGGTTATTCGTTCAAACACTGGTAGCTTATTCGAGGGACCAGCGGATCCACTTTTCTTGCCTTCAGTTGACAACGAGTGTTGCAAGAGCTTGCCAAATTTAACTGGCCGAGACAAAACTAAGCGAGTGTTTGTAGCATTTGACAAGGATTGTCCCAGCGTAAAAGTGGTCGATTTAAAGGGCAGGGGTGACATTGCTGATAAATGCCGAAttttaaacaacaaattaaCCAAAGATGACTTAAAAGTTGAGGCAATGCTCAAAGAAAAAGCTCACAAGAAAGCGATGGTTGAGAAATGGGTTATTGCCTCTGCCACACAACACACCTAA